One window from the genome of Faecalibacterium sp. HTF-F encodes:
- the mutL gene encoding DNA mismatch repair endonuclease MutL, which produces MAVIHVLDKHTAELIAAGEVVERPASVVKELLENSIDAGAAQVTVSIESGGVKLIEISDNGTGIEAEYISTAFIRHATSKIEKPDDLNSIHTLGFRGEALASIASVARVELTTRTEADEFATVYRIEGGEEISREPGARAVGTTIRVKDLFYNTPARMKFLKKDSSEGTFVADTIAHVALSHPEVSVKFIREGKLQYVTPGDGQLRSAAYAVLGREFSRDLIELKNQEGVYRITGLITPPKSCRASRSMQHFYINGRYVRNRTMMAGMEMAFKGTMMQGKFPGGILLLEMPADLVDVNVHPAKVEVRFARENDIFDVVYHAVKLALAQPGTGERLFTFDADEKVENEKTVDKKIENDVKHDNFAGLSAIIPGQADPGTLPQQRREPAKTEERPALRPEPVGKAAPTAVPRWQSGTQNAPMLDPFVTLHSPEAENPRTAEPFRAAASEAQLDVEPELAGQENAKIHAAQDHMAAWDAVPAVQENKSVPSAPESPDGPVEKKCAAAACPAEELSAEAAEPEQLNFDPTAGQPEPLHYVGEVFKTYILAERGDELCLIDKHAAHERQLYEKLAASYGNVPGQLLLEPAAIDLSAEEKQALLDNIPLLENAGLEIADFGGNTVVLRAVPADVEPQNAESLLVEIANKLLKGGHDALNEHTEWVLHSISCRAAIKAGDKSSPQELLALAEKILSGEVPPFCPHGRPCVLKLTRKELEKQFGRIV; this is translated from the coding sequence ATGGCAGTGATCCATGTTCTGGATAAGCACACCGCCGAGCTGATTGCCGCTGGCGAGGTGGTCGAGCGGCCTGCGTCAGTGGTCAAGGAGCTGCTGGAAAACTCCATCGATGCCGGAGCTGCGCAGGTGACGGTCAGCATTGAATCCGGCGGCGTCAAGCTGATCGAGATCAGCGACAACGGCACCGGCATTGAGGCGGAATACATTTCCACGGCGTTTATCCGCCATGCCACCAGCAAGATCGAAAAGCCGGATGACCTGAACAGCATCCACACGCTGGGCTTCCGCGGCGAAGCACTGGCATCCATTGCCAGCGTGGCGCGTGTGGAGCTGACCACCCGCACCGAAGCAGACGAGTTTGCCACCGTCTACCGCATCGAGGGCGGGGAAGAGATCTCCCGGGAGCCGGGTGCCCGTGCGGTGGGCACTACCATCCGGGTGAAGGACCTGTTCTACAACACCCCCGCCCGCATGAAGTTCCTCAAAAAGGACTCTTCCGAGGGTACCTTTGTGGCGGATACGATCGCCCATGTGGCCCTCAGCCACCCGGAGGTCAGTGTCAAATTCATCCGGGAGGGCAAGCTGCAGTATGTCACCCCCGGCGACGGTCAGCTGCGCAGCGCGGCCTATGCAGTTCTGGGCCGGGAGTTCAGCCGGGACCTCATCGAGCTGAAAAATCAGGAGGGTGTGTACCGCATCACCGGCCTGATCACCCCGCCCAAAAGCTGCCGCGCCAGCCGGAGCATGCAGCATTTTTACATCAATGGCCGCTACGTGCGCAACCGTACCATGATGGCTGGCATGGAGATGGCCTTCAAGGGCACCATGATGCAGGGCAAGTTCCCGGGCGGCATCCTTCTGCTGGAAATGCCGGCAGACCTTGTGGATGTCAACGTCCATCCGGCAAAGGTGGAAGTGCGTTTTGCCCGGGAAAATGATATTTTTGATGTGGTCTACCACGCTGTCAAGCTGGCACTGGCTCAGCCCGGCACCGGCGAACGGCTTTTCACCTTTGATGCAGATGAAAAGGTCGAAAATGAAAAAACAGTCGATAAAAAGATTGAAAATGATGTAAAGCATGACAACTTTGCAGGACTTTCTGCCATTATTCCCGGGCAGGCGGACCCGGGTACCCTGCCGCAGCAGCGCCGGGAACCGGCAAAAACGGAGGAACGGCCCGCTCTGCGGCCGGAGCCGGTAGGGAAAGCCGCGCCGACCGCTGTGCCCCGCTGGCAGAGCGGCACGCAGAATGCTCCCATGCTGGACCCCTTCGTGACGCTGCACAGTCCGGAAGCGGAAAACCCCCGGACGGCAGAACCTTTCCGTGCTGCAGCCAGCGAGGCACAGCTGGACGTAGAGCCGGAACTGGCTGGACAAGAGAATGCAAAAATCCATGCGGCGCAGGATCACATGGCGGCATGGGATGCAGTGCCTGCGGTACAGGAAAACAAGTCGGTGCCTTCCGCGCCGGAGAGCCCGGATGGACCGGTAGAGAAAAAGTGTGCCGCTGCTGCATGTCCGGCAGAAGAACTGTCGGCGGAAGCAGCAGAGCCGGAGCAGCTGAACTTTGACCCGACAGCCGGTCAGCCGGAGCCTCTGCACTATGTGGGTGAGGTGTTCAAGACCTACATCCTTGCAGAGCGCGGGGACGAGCTGTGCCTGATCGATAAGCATGCTGCCCATGAACGCCAGCTCTATGAGAAGCTGGCGGCCAGCTATGGCAATGTGCCCGGTCAGCTGCTGCTGGAGCCTGCTGCCATCGATCTGTCGGCAGAGGAAAAGCAGGCGCTGCTGGACAACATTCCGCTGCTGGAAAATGCAGGACTGGAAATTGCAGATTTTGGCGGGAACACGGTCGTGCTGCGGGCGGTGCCTGCAGATGTGGAGCCGCAGAATGCAGAAAGTCTGCTGGTGGAGATCGCAAATAAGCTGCTCAAGGGCGGCCATGATGCGCTGAATGAGCATACCGAGTGGGTGCTGCATTCCATCTCCTGCCGTGCAGCCATCAAAGCGGGGGATAAGTCCTCGCCGCAGGAGCTGCTGGCGCTGGCCGAAAAGATCCTTTCCGGCGAGGTGCCGCCCTTCTGCCCGCACGGACGCCCCTGCGTACTGAAATTGACCCGAAAGGAGCTGGAAAAGCAGTTTGGACGCATCGTGTAA
- a CDS encoding RluA family pseudouridine synthase, whose protein sequence is MEQREFVVEQETAGQRIDRFLSGEDTGLSRSALQALVADGHVLCNGRQVAKSLKLKAGDTILLEIPDAKPIEAVPQDIPLEIVYEDEHLLVVNKPKGMVVHPAPGNPDGTLVNALLWHCKGSLSGIGGEIRPGIVHRIDKDTSGLLVVAKDDATHIGLSQQMAVHSVERAYRTIVYGGFAQDEGFVESNLGRSKTDRKKMAVYPADEPHTKYAYTGYQVLERLNNFTMLECRLKTGRTHQIRVHMASIQHPVAGDPVYGPHNCITSLHGQCLHAKTLGFIHPITGEQLRFDSELPEYFTHFLATLRRETL, encoded by the coding sequence ATGGAGCAGCGTGAATTTGTGGTGGAGCAGGAAACGGCCGGCCAGCGCATCGACCGCTTTCTCAGCGGCGAGGATACCGGCCTTTCCCGTTCTGCCCTGCAGGCCCTTGTGGCGGATGGCCATGTGCTGTGCAACGGCAGGCAGGTGGCCAAGAGCCTGAAGCTCAAGGCAGGTGACACCATTCTGCTGGAGATCCCGGACGCCAAGCCCATCGAGGCCGTGCCGCAGGACATCCCGCTGGAGATCGTCTATGAGGACGAGCATCTGCTGGTGGTCAACAAGCCCAAGGGCATGGTGGTGCACCCGGCTCCCGGCAACCCGGACGGCACGCTGGTGAATGCGCTGCTGTGGCACTGCAAGGGAAGCCTGTCCGGCATCGGCGGTGAGATCCGCCCCGGCATCGTGCACCGCATCGATAAGGACACCAGCGGCCTGCTGGTGGTGGCAAAGGACGATGCAACGCACATCGGCCTTTCCCAGCAGATGGCGGTGCACAGTGTGGAGCGCGCGTATCGCACCATCGTGTACGGCGGCTTTGCACAGGATGAAGGCTTTGTGGAGTCCAATCTGGGCCGCAGCAAAACCGACCGCAAAAAAATGGCAGTCTACCCGGCCGATGAACCCCACACCAAATATGCCTACACCGGTTATCAGGTGCTGGAACGGCTGAACAACTTCACCATGCTGGAATGCCGCCTGAAGACCGGCCGCACCCATCAGATCCGTGTGCACATGGCGTCCATCCAGCATCCGGTGGCAGGCGACCCGGTCTACGGCCCGCACAACTGCATCACCAGCCTGCACGGGCAGTGCCTGCACGCAAAAACACTGGGGTTCATCCACCCCATTACCGGCGAACAGCTGCGCTTTGATTCGGAGCTGCCGGAATACTTCACTCATTTTCTTGCAACGCTCAGGAGGGAAACCCTATGA
- the miaA gene encoding tRNA (adenosine(37)-N6)-dimethylallyltransferase MiaA — translation MDASCKHPVVAVVGPTATGKTALGVALARRFSGEVISCDSMQIYQGLDVGTAKVTPEETCGIPHHGVDILPPDKTFSVADFTAMAAALEQEITARGNLPILVGGTGLYVQSFLYGVRFAEEKSPAGLREQLAAELAEKGGAAMYEELRRADPEAAAAIHPNNQVRVLRALEHYRATGRRLSEQKADSLPQERPYRSLILGLDFPDRAALYRRIDLRVDKMLEAGLLAEAEYVWRSRERFRTAAQAIGYKEFFPYFEGTAPLEACTDKLKQASRNYAKRQLTWFRHMDGVVWLDAGAPDAAETAIHQVSEFLSKG, via the coding sequence TTGGACGCATCGTGTAAACATCCGGTCGTAGCCGTTGTGGGCCCCACTGCCACAGGCAAAACCGCTCTTGGCGTGGCGCTGGCAAGGCGCTTTTCCGGCGAGGTCATCAGCTGCGATTCCATGCAGATCTATCAGGGGCTGGACGTCGGTACCGCAAAGGTGACGCCGGAGGAGACCTGCGGCATCCCGCACCACGGCGTGGACATCCTGCCGCCGGACAAAACTTTCAGTGTGGCAGATTTTACGGCTATGGCCGCAGCGCTGGAACAGGAAATCACGGCACGGGGAAATCTGCCTATCCTCGTGGGCGGCACGGGCCTGTATGTCCAGAGCTTTCTATACGGGGTGCGCTTTGCCGAGGAGAAATCGCCTGCCGGCCTGCGGGAGCAGCTGGCGGCGGAGCTTGCCGAAAAAGGCGGCGCGGCCATGTACGAAGAGCTGCGCCGGGCCGACCCGGAGGCCGCAGCGGCCATCCACCCGAACAATCAGGTACGCGTGCTGCGCGCACTGGAACATTACCGCGCTACGGGCAGACGTCTCAGCGAACAGAAGGCAGACTCCCTTCCGCAGGAACGGCCCTACCGCAGCCTGATCCTGGGACTGGATTTCCCGGACCGTGCGGCCCTTTACCGCCGCATCGATCTGCGGGTGGACAAGATGCTGGAAGCGGGCCTTCTGGCAGAGGCAGAGTACGTCTGGCGCAGCCGCGAACGCTTCCGCACGGCGGCGCAGGCCATTGGCTATAAGGAATTCTTCCCGTATTTTGAAGGTACGGCTCCGCTGGAAGCCTGTACAGATAAACTCAAGCAGGCGTCCCGCAACTATGCCAAGCGCCAGCTGACATGGTTCCGCCATATGGACGGTGTGGTCTGGCTGGATGCCGGTGCACCGGATGCGGCAGAGACTGCCATCCATCAAGTGAGTGAATTTTTATCGAAGGGGTGA
- the ileS gene encoding isoleucine--tRNA ligase, translated as MAKNKSQYDSTLNLPKTLFEMRAGLPKKEPVMLKDWDDNDLYNQLMKHNEGKPQFILHDGPPYANGNIHMGTALNKIIKDIIIRDKNMEGFQAPYVPGFDTHGLPIELKALSSVGDKKKDISKLELRQICEKFATEHIDIMSDQFKRLGVIGDFEHPYLTLKPEFEARQIEIFGEMAKKGYIYKGLKPVYWCPDCRTALAEAEIEYGEDDCDSIFVRFHVSQDPNGVLAKHGIPMDKTYFVIWTTTTWTLPANEAICLNGQFEYSFVKIGDEFHIMATELVKSVMDACHIENYEIVGEPVPGTEFELMRYNHVYLPKEGWVILGDHVTLESGSGCVHTAGGHGVDDFNVCQKYPQVPITVPVDDGGYLTELAGKYAGQRVWAANKTILADLTESGAVMGQVHIKHQYPHCWRCHHPIIFRATEQWFCSIAKFREDVYKAIDTVTWMPDWGHDRMKGMVRDRNDWCISRQRTWGVPIPAFYCKKCGTYHITDATIKAVSDLFRKEGSDAWYKYEAEQIIPAGEVCEKCGASEWTKDTDIMDVWFDSGSTHAAVLEERPELRFPADMYMEGGDQFRGWFQSSLLTSVASKGCAPYKSVLCHGWVVDEQGKQMHKSAGNGVEPSEIIKDYGADIIRLWVASSDYTVDVRAGKNIFKQLSEAYRKIRNTARFILGNLDGFDPNTDCVADDQLQEIDRWALAALDDLMVNTSAGYAVYDFNKVYHAVYNFCVVAMSNFYLDVTKDRLYCTNGAGRKAAQTTMYKILVALDKIIAPILCFTSQEIWDFMPKTEGMNKYVVFEEMPKAGQYAADEAFKAKWAQLIAVRDEVKKVLEQARAEKVIGASLEAAVTLYCNDAVYDLLNSIPMDELADLMIVSQVELVKGEGGAASAVEGLGVAAAHATGEKCERCWKYSSSIGSHAAHPTLCARCASVVEA; from the coding sequence TTGGCTAAGAACAAATCGCAGTACGATAGTACTCTGAACCTGCCCAAGACCCTGTTTGAAATGCGTGCCGGCCTGCCCAAGAAGGAGCCGGTCATGCTCAAGGATTGGGACGACAACGACCTGTACAATCAGCTCATGAAGCACAACGAGGGCAAGCCGCAGTTCATCCTGCACGACGGCCCTCCGTACGCAAACGGCAATATCCACATGGGTACTGCCCTGAACAAGATCATCAAGGATATCATTATCCGCGACAAGAACATGGAGGGCTTCCAGGCTCCCTACGTGCCCGGCTTTGATACCCACGGCCTGCCCATCGAGCTGAAGGCTCTGTCCTCCGTCGGTGATAAGAAGAAGGACATCTCCAAGCTGGAGCTGCGCCAGATCTGCGAAAAGTTTGCTACCGAGCACATCGATATCATGAGCGACCAGTTCAAACGTCTGGGCGTTATCGGCGATTTCGAGCATCCGTATCTGACCCTGAAGCCTGAGTTTGAGGCACGCCAGATCGAGATCTTTGGCGAGATGGCCAAGAAGGGCTACATCTACAAGGGCCTGAAGCCTGTGTACTGGTGCCCGGACTGCCGCACGGCTCTGGCAGAGGCCGAGATCGAGTACGGCGAGGACGACTGCGATTCCATCTTCGTGCGTTTCCACGTCTCTCAGGACCCCAACGGTGTGCTGGCAAAGCACGGCATCCCGATGGACAAGACCTACTTCGTCATCTGGACCACCACCACTTGGACTCTGCCCGCCAACGAGGCAATCTGCCTGAACGGCCAGTTCGAGTACTCCTTCGTCAAGATCGGCGATGAGTTCCACATCATGGCCACCGAGCTGGTCAAGAGCGTCATGGACGCCTGCCACATCGAGAACTACGAGATCGTGGGCGAGCCGGTCCCCGGTACCGAGTTCGAGCTGATGCGCTACAACCATGTCTACCTGCCCAAGGAGGGCTGGGTCATTCTGGGCGACCACGTCACACTGGAAAGCGGTTCCGGCTGCGTCCATACCGCAGGCGGCCACGGCGTGGACGACTTCAACGTCTGCCAGAAGTATCCGCAGGTGCCCATCACCGTCCCCGTGGACGATGGCGGCTATCTGACCGAGCTGGCCGGCAAGTATGCGGGTCAGCGCGTGTGGGCTGCCAACAAGACCATTCTGGCCGACCTGACCGAGTCCGGCGCTGTCATGGGTCAGGTGCACATCAAGCATCAGTACCCGCACTGCTGGCGCTGCCATCACCCCATCATCTTCCGTGCAACGGAACAGTGGTTCTGCTCCATCGCAAAGTTCCGTGAGGACGTCTACAAGGCCATCGACACCGTTACCTGGATGCCGGACTGGGGCCATGACCGCATGAAGGGCATGGTGCGCGACCGCAACGACTGGTGCATCAGCCGCCAGCGCACCTGGGGCGTACCCATCCCTGCATTCTACTGCAAGAAGTGCGGCACCTACCACATCACCGATGCCACCATCAAGGCTGTCAGCGACCTGTTCCGCAAGGAAGGCTCCGATGCATGGTATAAGTATGAAGCCGAGCAGATCATCCCTGCAGGCGAAGTGTGCGAAAAGTGCGGTGCTTCCGAGTGGACCAAGGACACCGACATCATGGACGTCTGGTTCGACTCCGGCTCCACCCACGCCGCTGTGCTGGAGGAGCGTCCGGAACTGCGTTTCCCCGCCGATATGTATATGGAGGGCGGCGACCAGTTCCGCGGCTGGTTCCAGTCCAGCCTGCTGACCAGCGTTGCAAGCAAGGGCTGCGCACCGTATAAGTCTGTTCTGTGCCACGGCTGGGTCGTGGACGAGCAGGGCAAGCAGATGCACAAGAGCGCCGGCAACGGCGTGGAGCCCAGCGAGATCATCAAGGACTACGGCGCTGACATCATCCGCCTGTGGGTGGCTTCTTCCGACTACACCGTGGATGTGCGTGCCGGCAAGAACATCTTCAAGCAGCTGAGCGAGGCTTACCGCAAGATCCGCAACACCGCCCGCTTCATTCTGGGCAATCTGGACGGCTTTGATCCCAACACCGACTGTGTGGCTGACGATCAGCTGCAGGAGATCGACCGCTGGGCACTGGCTGCTCTGGATGACCTGATGGTCAACACCAGCGCAGGCTACGCTGTGTACGACTTCAACAAGGTCTACCATGCAGTGTACAACTTCTGCGTTGTTGCAATGTCCAACTTCTATCTGGATGTGACCAAGGACCGCCTGTACTGCACCAACGGCGCAGGCCGCAAGGCTGCTCAGACCACCATGTACAAGATCCTGGTGGCTCTGGACAAGATCATTGCGCCCATCCTGTGCTTCACCAGCCAGGAGATCTGGGACTTCATGCCCAAGACCGAGGGCATGAACAAGTACGTTGTCTTTGAGGAGATGCCCAAGGCCGGCCAGTATGCCGCCGATGAGGCCTTCAAGGCAAAGTGGGCTCAGCTGATCGCCGTCCGTGACGAGGTGAAGAAGGTTCTGGAGCAGGCCCGTGCCGAAAAGGTCATCGGTGCTTCTCTGGAGGCTGCCGTCACCCTGTACTGCAATGACGCGGTGTATGATCTGCTGAACAGCATCCCCATGGACGAGCTGGCCGACCTGATGATCGTCTCTCAGGTAGAGCTGGTCAAGGGCGAAGGCGGCGCTGCAAGCGCTGTTGAAGGTCTGGGCGTTGCTGCTGCACATGCCACCGGCGAAAAGTGCGAGCGCTGCTGGAAGTATTCTTCTTCCATCGGCAGCCATGCCGCACATCCCACCCTGTGCGCACGCTGCGCCAGCGTTGTGGAAGCCTAA
- a CDS encoding DivIVA domain-containing protein, producing the protein MTMLTPQDVRSVQFEKNLRGYRTEDVDRFLDKVEEQLQEDDAQAEQLRKQIADLTAENQKLHEELKSFEADGEMLKSALINAQRMGENVIREANQKAEEIIHRANLRGDDIIRDANELLQKANDRADEIENEANEKRLAEEREYDRVRLEVTRFKSDVLNLYRSHVESLSRLPEFQKETAAQDAEQAEPAAEESEPAAAAQPQAADVQPEAEPVPVAEEDAEPAASAEDDSETADSSEDFWAKDESQLKLDPPPAPPADFKPDEPDYDAFQGVKFSE; encoded by the coding sequence ATGACTATGCTGACTCCGCAGGATGTCCGTTCTGTGCAATTTGAAAAAAACCTCCGCGGCTACCGCACAGAGGACGTGGATCGTTTTCTGGACAAGGTGGAAGAACAGCTGCAGGAGGACGATGCACAGGCGGAACAGCTTCGCAAGCAGATTGCGGATCTGACTGCTGAAAACCAGAAGCTGCACGAGGAGCTGAAGAGCTTTGAGGCAGACGGTGAAATGCTCAAGAGTGCATTGATCAACGCTCAGCGCATGGGTGAGAATGTCATCCGTGAAGCAAACCAGAAGGCGGAAGAGATCATCCATCGTGCAAATCTGCGCGGTGATGATATCATCCGCGATGCCAACGAACTGCTGCAGAAGGCCAACGACCGTGCAGATGAGATTGAGAACGAGGCAAACGAGAAGCGCCTTGCAGAAGAGCGCGAGTATGATCGTGTGCGTCTGGAAGTGACCCGCTTCAAGTCCGATGTTCTCAATCTGTACCGCAGCCATGTGGAGTCGCTGAGCCGTCTGCCGGAGTTCCAGAAGGAAACGGCTGCACAGGATGCCGAACAGGCAGAGCCTGCTGCAGAGGAAAGTGAGCCTGCCGCTGCAGCCCAGCCGCAGGCCGCAGATGTGCAGCCTGAGGCAGAGCCTGTTCCGGTTGCAGAAGAAGATGCAGAACCTGCCGCCTCTGCTGAAGATGACAGCGAGACGGCTGACAGCAGCGAGGATTTCTGGGCAAAGGACGAAAGCCAGCTCAAGCTGGACCCTCCGCCCGCGCCTCCTGCTGATTTTAAGCCCGACGAACCGGACTACGATGCTTTTCAGGGCGTCAAGTTCAGCGAGTAA
- a CDS encoding cell division protein SepF produces the protein MSFLDSIKKGLFDQEDDYEDQYIDDGPQMVNNNNGVGLGADDEAEEHTEGTNKKNGKVVNINATTQLKVVLVKPERFEDASTIADHLNNKRTVVLNLESTNKEVSRRLVDFLSGVAYANNGQIKRVANSTFIITPYNVDIMGDLLDELENNGAFY, from the coding sequence ATGTCTTTTCTTGACAGCATCAAGAAGGGTCTGTTTGACCAGGAAGACGATTATGAGGACCAGTACATCGACGATGGTCCCCAGATGGTGAACAATAACAACGGCGTCGGTCTCGGTGCGGACGACGAAGCTGAGGAACATACCGAGGGCACCAACAAGAAGAACGGCAAGGTGGTCAACATCAATGCCACCACTCAGCTCAAGGTGGTGCTGGTAAAGCCGGAACGCTTTGAGGATGCAAGCACCATTGCCGACCATCTGAACAACAAGCGCACGGTCGTGCTCAATCTGGAGTCTACCAACAAGGAAGTCTCCCGCCGTCTGGTGGACTTTTTGTCCGGTGTTGCCTATGCCAACAACGGCCAGATCAAGCGGGTGGCCAACAGCACCTTTATCATCACACCATATAATGTAGACATCATGGGCGATCTGCTGGACGAGCTGGAGAACAATGGCGCGTTCTATTGA
- a CDS encoding HlyD family efflux transporter periplasmic adaptor subunit — protein MPDETRKEGRAAHGFATLAGVLIAFLLLAAGYVLYQAMHVLFPQNVYETALPAVISDTVDADGVLLFDESYVAGSGNLGYLAADGERVSAGTAVAEIYSDASQATLRQQLTQLNDQIDLLQRSQNTAALQLDSLLKERAGALYDLLDTLDDGDYEAVDDDSNAYQLAQNKLWVVTGDAANFTDQITALVQQAQSVQAQLGSPTQIAAPQTGYFVRASGSGRLNAGADDILALSAQELQGYLDSDPVIALDGCAGKIVAGFTWRYVGVCSAKQGEKLLGQDGKPLRSAVEISFPGRMENGLKATVTEVSIDADSGLARFVLTCNSINGDVLCLNRAAARISVGEHSGLRVPAAAVHYLKEDGTEAETETQGENYVPGVYVKLGNIARFCRIDPVDADHPLITDGDYILVLPEGTEGSVSKVRLYDEIIVSGQNLYDGKLL, from the coding sequence ATGCCGGACGAGACCCGGAAGGAGGGCCGTGCAGCGCATGGATTTGCCACGCTGGCAGGGGTGCTGATCGCATTTCTGCTGCTGGCTGCAGGGTATGTGCTCTATCAGGCCATGCACGTCCTGTTCCCGCAGAATGTCTATGAAACGGCACTGCCTGCGGTCATTTCGGATACCGTGGATGCAGACGGCGTGCTGCTGTTTGACGAAAGCTATGTGGCAGGCAGTGGAAACCTTGGATATCTTGCGGCGGACGGTGAGCGCGTTTCCGCAGGCACTGCGGTGGCAGAGATCTACAGCGATGCATCGCAGGCCACGCTGCGCCAGCAGCTGACCCAGCTGAATGACCAGATCGATCTGCTGCAGAGATCCCAGAACACGGCAGCCCTGCAGCTGGACAGCCTTTTAAAAGAACGCGCTGGCGCACTGTATGATCTGCTGGATACACTGGATGACGGCGACTACGAGGCAGTGGATGATGACTCCAATGCCTATCAGCTTGCACAGAACAAGCTCTGGGTCGTCACCGGTGATGCTGCAAACTTTACCGATCAGATCACGGCTCTGGTCCAGCAGGCCCAGAGCGTGCAGGCCCAGCTGGGCAGTCCCACCCAGATCGCTGCGCCGCAGACCGGTTACTTTGTACGGGCTTCCGGCAGCGGCAGGCTCAATGCCGGCGCGGACGACATCCTTGCGTTAAGTGCGCAGGAGCTGCAGGGCTATCTGGATTCCGACCCGGTGATCGCACTGGATGGCTGCGCCGGTAAGATCGTAGCCGGTTTTACATGGCGCTATGTGGGCGTGTGCAGCGCAAAGCAGGGAGAAAAGCTGCTGGGTCAGGACGGCAAGCCGCTGCGCTCTGCGGTGGAGATCAGCTTTCCGGGACGGATGGAAAACGGCCTGAAGGCGACCGTTACCGAAGTGAGCATTGATGCGGACAGCGGCCTTGCACGCTTTGTGCTCACCTGCAACTCCATCAACGGGGATGTGCTGTGCCTGAACCGGGCTGCCGCACGGATCTCGGTAGGGGAGCACAGCGGCCTGCGGGTGCCTGCAGCAGCGGTGCACTATCTGAAGGAGGACGGGACCGAGGCCGAGACCGAGACACAGGGCGAGAACTATGTTCCCGGCGTTTACGTCAAGCTTGGCAACATCGCACGCTTCTGCCGGATCGACCCGGTGGATGCAGACCATCCGCTGATCACAGACGGCGATTACATCCTTGTTTTGCCCGAAGGGACCGAGGGTTCGGTCAGCAAGGTGAGGCTTTATGACGAAATAATCGTCTCCGGACAAAATTTGTATGACGGAAAGCTTTTGTAG
- a CDS encoding RNA-binding protein yields the protein MARSIDLHDPQPKAVRGFIPARTDEERYLMRHIEDLARTAFSREIARYSGFLSDREQDLARAALGRADIEEGFRFEGGWPQAERRILCLEPEYSYGENPIRCVRLQCRALPGAALPAHKDYLGSLMGLELKREALGDIVLPEDQPGTAYVFALEPAAQLICRELFQAGHTELTTELLEPDEIPSFPQARRELRSATVSSLRLDAVLAAMLRCSRGQACELIAAGRVEINHLPAEKPHAPVYEGDVFTVRGKGRFGLTALPGKSKKDRSIIEFFQY from the coding sequence ATGGCGCGTTCTATTGATCTGCATGATCCACAGCCCAAAGCCGTGCGCGGGTTCATTCCCGCACGAACGGATGAAGAACGCTATCTCATGCGGCATATCGAGGATCTGGCCCGCACGGCCTTTTCCCGGGAGATTGCACGGTACTCTGGTTTTCTGAGCGACCGTGAGCAGGATCTTGCCCGTGCAGCGCTGGGGCGTGCGGACATAGAGGAAGGCTTCCGCTTTGAGGGCGGCTGGCCGCAGGCGGAACGCCGGATTCTCTGTCTGGAGCCCGAGTACAGCTATGGGGAAAACCCCATCCGCTGCGTGCGGCTGCAATGCCGGGCTCTGCCCGGGGCCGCGCTGCCCGCGCACAAGGACTATCTGGGCAGCCTGATGGGTCTGGAGCTGAAGCGCGAAGCGCTGGGAGACATCGTTCTGCCGGAGGATCAGCCGGGCACAGCTTATGTGTTTGCGCTGGAACCGGCAGCACAGCTCATCTGCCGGGAGCTGTTTCAGGCCGGGCACACCGAGCTGACCACTGAGCTGCTGGAACCGGACGAGATACCGTCCTTCCCGCAGGCCCGGCGCGAGCTGCGCAGCGCTACCGTGTCGTCTCTGCGGCTGGACGCTGTGCTTGCGGCCATGCTGCGGTGCAGCCGGGGGCAGGCATGTGAGCTGATCGCGGCCGGCAGGGTGGAGATCAACCATCTGCCTGCCGAAAAACCCCATGCGCCGGTGTATGAGGGTGATGTTTTTACCGTGCGGGGCAAGGGCCGCTTTGGCCTGACGGCACTGCCCGGAAAAAGCAAAAAAGACCGGTCGATCATCGAATTTTTTCAATATTAA
- the lspA gene encoding signal peptidase II produces MAYVVFNLLAAAALIGIDQAIKLWATNVLQPVGAMPLIPHVVELRFVLNPGMAFSLLSGKQLFLIIATSIALILVAYGLFFRSRGRYLQQAALLLILAGGIGNLIDRVLNGVVVDYINLLFMQFAVFNFADICVCVGVGLWVLEIFLEELHGGAKEQ; encoded by the coding sequence ATGGCATATGTTGTTTTTAATCTGCTCGCGGCTGCGGCACTCATTGGCATCGATCAGGCCATCAAGCTGTGGGCCACAAATGTGCTGCAGCCGGTGGGAGCCATGCCGCTGATCCCCCATGTGGTGGAGCTGCGGTTCGTGCTCAACCCGGGCATGGCGTTCAGCCTGCTCAGTGGCAAGCAGCTGTTCCTCATCATCGCTACCAGCATAGCGCTGATTCTTGTGGCCTACGGGCTGTTCTTCCGCAGCCGCGGCAGATACCTGCAGCAGGCCGCACTGCTGCTGATCCTTGCCGGCGGTATCGGCAACCTGATCGACCGTGTGCTCAACGGCGTGGTGGTGGACTACATCAATCTGCTGTTCATGCAGTTTGCGGTGTTCAATTTTGCGGATATCTGCGTGTGCGTGGGCGTGGGTCTCTGGGTGCTGGAGATCTTTCTGGAAGAGCTGCACGGCGGCGCAAAGGAGCAGTGA